One part of the Mariniblastus fucicola genome encodes these proteins:
- a CDS encoding S1C family serine protease: protein MKDSTGFNCIAAVLLMLFCSTAVDAQSSAVKSVLPHTVKIVGSGGMRGLEAYQSGILISSEGHVLTAWSYVLDSASTVTTNDGERFQCKLLGYDAKLEIAVVKIDAEGLPHVDLASAVDPAIGTPILAFCNCYGVATGDEPVSVQRGVVSAKTKLAAKRGSWQIPYTDDVFILDAITSNPGSAGGMVCDVRGRPVGLIGKESQDARTGLWLSYAIPFSKLTESVNRILDGKNLQEQNMTSRRTAEPLDPQLLGFALVPEVLNRTPPYIEFVREKTVAFRAGLLADDLVIEINGLPTASCRDVAKRLGQVDRDSPVTITIQRGSEFLTVTMSLLESN, encoded by the coding sequence ATGAAGGATAGCACAGGTTTCAACTGCATCGCGGCTGTCCTGCTGATGCTGTTCTGTTCGACAGCCGTGGACGCTCAATCGTCTGCTGTGAAATCCGTGCTTCCGCACACCGTCAAGATTGTCGGCAGCGGAGGAATGCGGGGACTGGAAGCCTACCAGTCCGGCATTCTCATCTCCAGCGAAGGACATGTTCTGACCGCCTGGAGCTATGTGCTGGATTCCGCATCGACTGTCACGACCAACGACGGCGAACGATTCCAGTGCAAGTTGCTGGGCTATGACGCGAAACTGGAAATCGCAGTCGTGAAAATCGACGCGGAAGGTTTGCCGCATGTCGATCTCGCCAGCGCCGTCGACCCCGCGATCGGGACTCCGATTCTCGCCTTTTGCAACTGCTACGGCGTCGCCACGGGTGACGAACCGGTCAGCGTTCAACGCGGTGTTGTTTCCGCCAAAACAAAACTCGCTGCCAAACGAGGGTCCTGGCAAATTCCATACACCGACGACGTTTTTATCCTCGACGCCATCACCAGCAACCCGGGCTCGGCCGGAGGAATGGTTTGTGACGTCCGTGGCAGACCAGTTGGCTTGATTGGCAAAGAGTCACAGGACGCCAGGACCGGATTGTGGCTGAGCTATGCGATTCCGTTTTCCAAACTGACCGAATCCGTCAATCGGATCCTCGACGGCAAAAATCTTCAGGAACAAAACATGACCTCGCGCCGAACGGCCGAGCCACTGGACCCGCAGTTGCTCGGTTTTGCTTTGGTGCCGGAGGTCCTCAATCGAACTCCGCCCTACATTGAGTTTGTGCGTGAAAAAACGGTCGCGTTCCGGGCCGGTTTGCTGGCTGACGATCTGGTTATCGAGATCAACGGTTTGCCAACCGCGTCGTGTCGTGACGTTGCCAAACGCCTCGGTCAGGTCGATCGCGATTCTCCGGTCACGATCACAATTCAGCGCGGCAGCGAATTCCTTACGGTTACGATGTCGCTTCTGGAGTCCAATTGA
- a CDS encoding TlpA disulfide reductase family protein → MNCFRPSSFLITGLVAALGFHSLFLANDSYANENRPKLSVGSKAPKLDIEHWLSMPDGFEEVKRFKKGNVYVVEFWATWCGPCRRAIPHISEVAEKYAEQGVQVISVSSEKLKEVEVFLPKRAKKDSPETFAELTSKYCLTCDPDGSVRKEIFRAAGQTGIPSAFIIGKTGHVEWIGYPTRIDGPLEQVVEGTWDRDAFKETFERNYRLKRNKKEIAKHIKENKHNLAVNQIFKMVKDYEGRDRQQWQLKGLEICLENGLRRTEKDFKNIAKEHFKDATMMNSMAWSVVSATEKGAELKPEILELARTAIDLSVKAERSAASLDTLAHIAELEGNLEEAIEVQTEAVEKADEKIKAELEAYLESLVAKRK, encoded by the coding sequence ATGAACTGTTTTCGCCCGTCAAGTTTTCTCATTACCGGCTTGGTCGCCGCCCTTGGTTTCCATTCTTTATTCCTGGCGAACGATTCGTACGCTAACGAGAATCGCCCCAAGCTTTCCGTTGGATCCAAAGCTCCAAAACTGGACATCGAACATTGGCTTTCGATGCCGGACGGTTTCGAAGAGGTAAAACGATTCAAGAAGGGGAATGTTTATGTGGTTGAGTTTTGGGCGACTTGGTGCGGTCCTTGTCGACGCGCGATTCCGCACATCAGCGAAGTCGCTGAAAAGTATGCCGAGCAAGGAGTTCAGGTCATCAGCGTCTCCAGCGAAAAGCTGAAAGAGGTGGAAGTGTTCCTTCCCAAGAGGGCAAAGAAGGATTCGCCGGAAACGTTCGCAGAGCTAACATCGAAATACTGCCTGACCTGCGATCCGGATGGCTCGGTGAGAAAGGAAATCTTTCGCGCCGCGGGTCAGACGGGAATTCCCAGCGCGTTCATCATTGGCAAAACCGGGCATGTTGAGTGGATCGGTTACCCAACCAGAATCGATGGACCTTTGGAGCAGGTTGTGGAAGGCACCTGGGATCGCGACGCGTTCAAGGAAACGTTTGAACGCAACTACCGGCTCAAGCGAAACAAGAAAGAAATCGCAAAGCACATCAAGGAGAACAAACACAATCTGGCAGTCAACCAGATTTTCAAGATGGTGAAGGACTACGAGGGCCGCGACCGTCAGCAGTGGCAGTTGAAAGGCCTCGAAATTTGCCTGGAGAACGGCCTTCGCCGAACCGAAAAGGATTTCAAGAACATCGCGAAGGAGCACTTCAAGGATGCAACGATGATGAACAGCATGGCTTGGAGCGTTGTGAGTGCGACCGAGAAAGGTGCTGAACTGAAGCCGGAAATTCTTGAACTGGCCCGCACCGCAATTGACCTTTCGGTGAAAGCAGAACGTTCGGCCGCGTCGCTCGACACCTTGGCTCATATCGCTGAACTCGAGGGCAACCTTGAAGAAGCGATCGAAGTTCAAACCGAAGCGGTGGAGAAAGCGGACGAAAAGATCAAAGCGGAACTCGAAGCTTACCTCGAATCGCTGGTCGCCAAACGGAAATAG
- a CDS encoding outer membrane protein assembly factor BamB family protein: protein MKANAFQLSLAIALAALFASTASAQKKDWPMWGGTIDRNMVAEIEGGVSYDFDMEKGKNVVWSQGIGSQTYGNPVVADGKVYVGTNNGGGFRPKHPAEQDKGILLCFDEKSGEFQWQLTREKLPSGRVNDWPLQGICSTPVIEGDRLWVVTNRCELMCIDTKGFADGKNDGIQDEVDNEVGDADIVWNIDMMGDELGVFPHNLATSSPLVHGDNIYLLTSNGVDEAHLEVPSPRAPCFLCVNKNTGEIVWEAGQPGDAILHGQWGSPSVGVVNGKTQVYFPGGDGWLYALDADTGEEIWKFDLNPKNTTWELGGAGLRNSVIASPVFYENSVILAVGQDPEHGEGVGHLWRVDATKTGDVSSELGEIATEGKPNPNSGVIWHYGGADPEHEDEAMFRRTMSTVAIKDGLLFAADLSGFVHCLDFATGERHWVHDLLSGVWGSPVIVDGKVFIGNEDGTLTVFKASPEKAEVLAEISTTNYSSIYSTPTFANGKLFLSDRARLYCIDVQAK from the coding sequence ATGAAAGCCAACGCTTTTCAATTATCGCTCGCCATTGCTCTTGCCGCCCTGTTTGCCTCAACGGCGTCCGCCCAGAAAAAGGACTGGCCGATGTGGGGTGGAACGATTGACCGAAACATGGTCGCTGAAATCGAAGGTGGCGTTTCCTACGATTTCGACATGGAAAAAGGAAAAAACGTCGTTTGGTCTCAGGGCATTGGCTCGCAGACTTACGGTAATCCGGTCGTCGCTGACGGGAAAGTCTACGTCGGAACCAACAACGGTGGCGGTTTCCGTCCCAAGCATCCGGCCGAACAGGACAAAGGAATCCTGTTGTGCTTCGATGAAAAATCGGGCGAGTTTCAGTGGCAGTTGACGCGTGAGAAACTTCCTTCTGGCCGCGTAAACGATTGGCCGCTGCAGGGGATTTGCTCCACACCCGTCATCGAAGGCGATCGACTTTGGGTCGTCACTAACCGCTGCGAATTGATGTGCATCGACACAAAAGGGTTCGCTGACGGCAAGAACGATGGCATTCAGGACGAAGTCGACAACGAAGTCGGCGATGCGGACATTGTCTGGAACATCGACATGATGGGCGACGAGCTTGGCGTGTTCCCGCACAACCTCGCGACCAGTTCTCCACTCGTTCACGGCGACAATATTTATCTGCTGACGTCGAACGGCGTCGACGAAGCTCACCTCGAAGTTCCTTCACCACGTGCTCCCTGTTTTCTTTGCGTCAACAAGAACACTGGCGAAATCGTCTGGGAAGCCGGTCAGCCTGGCGATGCAATTCTTCACGGGCAGTGGGGTTCGCCTTCGGTCGGTGTTGTTAATGGCAAAACACAGGTTTACTTTCCTGGTGGCGACGGTTGGTTGTATGCCCTCGACGCTGACACTGGCGAAGAGATTTGGAAGTTTGACCTGAATCCGAAAAACACAACATGGGAACTCGGCGGTGCTGGACTTCGAAACAGCGTCATCGCTTCTCCTGTCTTTTACGAGAACAGCGTCATCCTTGCCGTTGGTCAGGATCCGGAGCATGGTGAAGGCGTTGGCCACTTGTGGCGCGTCGATGCAACGAAGACCGGCGATGTCAGTTCTGAGCTTGGTGAGATCGCAACCGAGGGGAAACCGAATCCAAACTCGGGCGTCATCTGGCACTACGGTGGTGCGGATCCTGAGCATGAAGACGAAGCCATGTTCCGCCGCACAATGTCAACTGTCGCGATCAAGGATGGTTTGTTGTTTGCTGCCGACCTGAGCGGTTTCGTTCACTGTCTTGATTTTGCGACTGGCGAGCGACATTGGGTTCACGATTTGCTTTCCGGAGTTTGGGGATCGCCTGTGATCGTCGACGGTAAAGTGTTCATCGGCAACGAAGACGGAACGCTGACCGTGTTCAAGGCTTCACCGGAAAAGGCAGAAGTATTGGCTGAGATCAGCACGACGAATTACTCATCGATCTACAGCACGCCAACTTTCGCCAATGGAAAGTTGTTCCTCAGCGACCGTGCTCGGCTGTACTGCATCGACGTGCAAGCCAAATAA
- a CDS encoding efflux RND transporter periplasmic adaptor subunit, whose amino-acid sequence MSEEHNNPEKTADESAPASETAAPAPSPDATVRRRAKSDSLPSLMRYGLSLLILLGAAAGCYGLILLAKPTESQDPTALVPQVVLQKVDQYAGGIDLLVSGTVVPHREINVAAEVNGRVLKKYPECLAGNFVKKGTPLIQIDPEGYELELATIRAELVQADRRLDEIDRQISGERRNLQIAEQDYTIQNREYDRSKRLGSAISPSELDQARSSVNAAQAQVTARTNAIESLIASRETQVAAKSFTQQRLNRAELELRRTKIVAPADGVIVAESVQQDAFVRQGELVVQFENTEVSEVRCNLTTTDLDWIRMNSKDKEAAQSIYQLPRTEVQIYDASEPDVVWSGVLERFSGIGRDPVTKTTPCRIIVSKPVIQAKTGPRALVRGMYVKCRIEVQTSSADLGNDLLTFSERALQPNGDVWFVRGNSLMRSSVEVVDRSEWENDETGKMEVNIVARVKEGDLKPGDAVVVSPLAQPTVGAEVLIADGSEDASGEAANLKDSDSEEVAATKGDDAEQTN is encoded by the coding sequence TTGTCCGAGGAACATAACAACCCGGAAAAAACAGCTGACGAATCAGCTCCGGCTTCTGAAACCGCCGCTCCGGCGCCATCACCGGACGCTACTGTTCGGCGCCGCGCCAAAAGCGATAGCCTGCCCAGCCTGATGCGCTATGGGCTGTCTTTATTAATTTTGCTTGGCGCTGCCGCAGGTTGCTATGGGCTTATTTTACTGGCCAAGCCGACTGAATCGCAGGATCCGACGGCGCTCGTGCCACAAGTCGTTTTGCAGAAAGTCGACCAGTACGCCGGCGGGATCGACCTGCTGGTTTCCGGCACCGTCGTCCCACACCGGGAGATCAATGTTGCCGCGGAAGTGAACGGTCGCGTCCTGAAAAAATATCCGGAGTGCCTGGCCGGTAATTTTGTGAAAAAAGGCACACCGCTGATCCAAATAGACCCGGAAGGGTACGAGCTTGAGCTTGCCACGATCCGGGCGGAACTTGTGCAGGCCGACCGACGCCTCGATGAAATCGATCGTCAAATTTCCGGCGAAAGAAGAAATCTTCAAATTGCGGAACAGGATTACACAATCCAGAACCGCGAGTACGACCGATCAAAACGACTTGGCAGCGCGATCTCGCCCTCGGAACTTGATCAAGCTCGCAGCTCTGTCAACGCAGCCCAGGCTCAGGTCACGGCTCGCACCAATGCGATTGAGAGTTTGATCGCCAGCCGGGAAACGCAAGTCGCGGCAAAGTCTTTCACTCAACAACGACTCAACCGAGCCGAGCTGGAACTTCGCCGCACCAAAATCGTCGCTCCTGCAGACGGCGTCATCGTTGCCGAATCGGTTCAGCAGGATGCCTTCGTGCGTCAGGGCGAGTTGGTGGTCCAGTTCGAGAACACAGAAGTCTCTGAAGTCCGCTGCAATCTGACGACGACGGATCTGGACTGGATCCGGATGAACTCGAAAGACAAAGAAGCGGCCCAATCGATTTATCAGCTGCCGAGAACCGAAGTCCAAATCTATGACGCTTCCGAACCGGATGTGGTTTGGTCGGGAGTTTTGGAACGATTCAGCGGCATCGGACGTGATCCGGTTACGAAGACAACGCCGTGCCGAATCATCGTCTCCAAACCCGTCATTCAGGCGAAAACGGGACCGCGGGCACTGGTTCGCGGCATGTACGTGAAGTGTCGAATCGAAGTTCAAACCTCGTCGGCTGATCTGGGCAATGACTTGCTCACGTTCAGCGAACGAGCCCTTCAACCTAACGGCGATGTCTGGTTTGTACGCGGCAATAGCCTGATGAGAAGCTCGGTTGAGGTAGTCGACCGATCCGAATGGGAGAACGATGAGACGGGCAAAATGGAAGTCAATATCGTGGCGCGTGTTAAGGAAGGCGACTTAAAACCGGGTGACGCCGTTGTCGTGTCGCCTCTGGCACAACCGACGGTTGGTGCCGAAGTTTTGATTGCCGACGGATCCGAGGATGCCTCAGGCGAAGCCGCGAACCTGAAAGATTCCGACTCGGAAGAAGTTGCCGCGACCAAGGGTGACGACGCCGAGCAAACGAACTAG
- the acs gene encoding acetate--CoA ligase has protein sequence MSEKTTGQIDNVMHEDRLFPPSEEFSSKAVIGSMDQYQQLYDAAANDLEGFWDGIAREDLHWFEPYDTVLKQEGHNVEWFVGGKTNISYNCLDAHIVAGNGDRTAIIWEGEPGDQRTLTYTELHAEVCKFANGLKSLGVGVGDVVSIYMPMTPELAIAMLACVRIGAIHSVIFAGFSAEAIADRNNDANAKVQLTSDGLYRRGKVLPLKATVDEALEKSPTVEHVVVLKRVENEIAWTEGRDHWWHELVESVDADCPATPLDSEATSFILYTSGSTGKPKGIRHTTSGYNLWAKKTFQWVFDWRPDDVYWCTADCGWITGHSYIVYGPMSAGATCLMFEGAPNYPAEDRFWDLVEKYKVTIMYTAPTAIRAFIKWGDEHVEKHDLSSLRLLGTVGEGINPEAWMWYHEKIGGGKCPIVDTWWQTETGGLMMSPLPGATATKPGSCTKPLPGVFPTIVDESLQPVGENHGGMLCISRPWPGMLRGIWGDDERFFDVYWKTVPGSYLTGDNARIDEDGYYWIMGRIDDVINVSGHRLSTIEVESALVSHDAIAECAAVGRPHDLKGQAIAVFCSLKGVEPSEELRQELKLHVRKEIGALAVPDDIRFTDAIPKTRSGKIMRRLLRDVAAGRKAVGDTSTLEDFSVLAKLAEDDEG, from the coding sequence ATGAGCGAAAAAACGACCGGTCAAATCGACAACGTGATGCATGAGGACCGACTTTTTCCGCCCAGCGAAGAGTTTTCGTCGAAGGCTGTCATCGGATCGATGGATCAGTATCAGCAACTGTATGACGCCGCCGCGAACGACCTCGAAGGATTTTGGGACGGGATCGCCAGAGAAGATCTGCACTGGTTTGAACCCTACGATACCGTGCTCAAGCAGGAAGGGCACAACGTTGAATGGTTCGTCGGCGGCAAAACCAACATCTCCTACAACTGCCTTGATGCTCACATCGTTGCCGGCAACGGGGACCGCACTGCGATCATTTGGGAAGGCGAACCTGGCGACCAGCGTACGCTGACTTACACCGAACTGCATGCCGAAGTTTGCAAGTTCGCCAACGGGCTGAAGTCGTTGGGCGTTGGGGTCGGTGATGTGGTTTCGATCTACATGCCGATGACTCCTGAACTGGCGATTGCGATGTTGGCCTGCGTTCGCATCGGAGCCATCCACTCTGTGATCTTTGCTGGCTTTTCCGCCGAAGCCATCGCAGATCGAAACAATGACGCCAACGCCAAAGTTCAACTCACCAGCGACGGACTCTATCGGCGTGGCAAAGTATTACCGCTCAAGGCGACCGTCGACGAAGCCCTGGAAAAGTCTCCGACCGTTGAGCATGTTGTCGTGCTGAAGCGAGTCGAAAACGAAATCGCATGGACCGAAGGACGTGATCATTGGTGGCACGAACTGGTCGAAAGCGTCGATGCTGATTGCCCGGCCACGCCGTTGGACAGCGAAGCGACTTCGTTCATCCTCTACACCAGCGGCTCGACCGGAAAACCGAAAGGCATCCGACATACGACTTCGGGTTACAACCTGTGGGCCAAAAAAACTTTCCAATGGGTTTTCGACTGGCGACCGGATGACGTGTATTGGTGCACCGCGGATTGTGGTTGGATCACGGGTCACAGTTACATCGTGTACGGTCCGATGTCAGCGGGAGCGACTTGCCTGATGTTCGAAGGGGCACCCAACTATCCGGCCGAAGACCGATTTTGGGACCTGGTTGAAAAGTACAAAGTCACCATCATGTACACGGCCCCGACCGCGATTCGTGCGTTCATCAAATGGGGCGACGAACATGTTGAAAAACATGATCTTTCAAGTCTGCGTTTGCTCGGTACCGTCGGTGAAGGCATCAATCCGGAAGCCTGGATGTGGTACCACGAAAAAATCGGTGGAGGCAAATGTCCGATCGTCGATACTTGGTGGCAAACCGAAACGGGCGGGCTGATGATGAGTCCGCTTCCTGGAGCAACGGCGACGAAACCGGGAAGTTGCACGAAGCCACTGCCTGGCGTCTTTCCGACGATCGTCGACGAAAGCTTGCAGCCAGTCGGCGAAAACCATGGAGGCATGCTCTGCATTTCCAGGCCCTGGCCGGGGATGCTGCGTGGGATCTGGGGCGATGATGAGCGATTCTTTGACGTTTATTGGAAGACCGTTCCGGGAAGCTATTTGACCGGCGACAACGCTCGCATCGACGAAGATGGTTACTACTGGATCATGGGTCGAATCGATGACGTGATCAATGTTTCGGGGCACCGACTGAGTACGATCGAAGTCGAAAGTGCTCTCGTTTCTCACGATGCGATCGCCGAGTGTGCTGCGGTTGGTCGCCCGCATGATCTCAAGGGTCAGGCGATCGCCGTTTTCTGTTCGCTTAAAGGCGTGGAACCGTCGGAAGAGCTTCGCCAGGAATTGAAGCTTCATGTTCGCAAGGAGATTGGAGCGTTGGCTGTTCCAGACGATATTCGTTTCACCGACGCGATTCCGAAAACACGCAGCGGCAAAATCATGCGGCGTCTGCTGCGAGACGTTGCGGCTGGAAGGAAAGCCGTTGGTGACACGAGTACGCTGGAAGATTTCAGCGTTCTGGCAAAATTGGCGGAAGACGATGAAGGATAG
- a CDS encoding PQQ-binding-like beta-propeller repeat protein, giving the protein MSSSQRVRNWIPVFAVFTIVSLMGDSGYAQNSNWANWRGPEQNGISRETNLVEDWSLEPQKNVDWVADTGGRCTPIVLNGRIYLNCRTKDDFNDPEEKIHSQEQVVCWAEDGTELWRDEFNVFKTDIPSPRVGWAAMCGDEETGYVYSHSVGGLLKCYSPDGEIVWEKSLFEEYGKISGYGGRTQTPIIDEDRLIVSFLATNWGDTKGPAPKHYYYAFDKKTGSLQWVSAPGGAPKDTNYSAPVVAVVKGQRMLIGGNADGGIYAMNARTGKPIWGFRMSLRGLNTTPVVVGDKVFISHGEDNIDNQEFGRVQCIDATGTGDVTDTHSVWREDGIKAGYTALLSHDGMLFVVADIGNMICYDCETGKRLWEHDLGTVGKGSPVWADGKIYATEVNGHMHILKPSREGCESLSKVKIKSAGEGIGDDEIYASPAIANGRVYLVTRDRTICIHDKSKEVVIGEPKALPEETPAGSEIDMIQLRPYEVILDAGKSQDFEVCAFDANGRLIKKMPAAELKIGETLTGLTTSGATLTCPSDVSTELAGTITTEVEGKTATARIRVFNPSTVWKWDFEGYKGVKVPPTWVRAHIKIKPFDLNGNTVMKVTGGAEAKGRPSHNISIGPPDMKDFTLQADVMMTEQRRQLASVGLTANRYDLYLKGNVGKLQVRSWPPHLRMAQTMKFPSDPDVWYTMKMKVETTDDEATIYGKVWLRDSEEPADWSIVATDPHPNQTGSPGLIFYAQADCFFDNVVLTKE; this is encoded by the coding sequence ATGAGCTCTAGCCAACGCGTACGAAACTGGATTCCAGTTTTCGCAGTCTTCACCATCGTGAGCCTAATGGGCGACAGCGGTTACGCCCAGAATTCCAATTGGGCCAATTGGCGCGGTCCCGAACAGAACGGGATCTCTCGCGAAACCAATCTGGTCGAGGATTGGTCGCTCGAACCGCAAAAGAACGTTGACTGGGTCGCTGACACCGGTGGACGTTGCACACCGATCGTGCTCAATGGGCGCATCTATCTGAATTGCCGCACAAAAGACGATTTCAACGATCCGGAAGAAAAGATCCACTCGCAGGAGCAGGTTGTCTGTTGGGCGGAAGATGGAACTGAGTTATGGCGGGATGAGTTCAACGTTTTCAAAACAGACATTCCATCACCGCGAGTCGGTTGGGCTGCGATGTGCGGCGACGAAGAAACGGGCTACGTTTATTCGCACTCCGTCGGCGGTTTGCTGAAGTGTTATTCTCCCGATGGCGAAATCGTGTGGGAGAAAAGCCTGTTTGAAGAGTACGGGAAAATTTCCGGCTACGGCGGACGTACACAGACTCCGATCATCGACGAAGACCGTTTGATCGTCAGCTTTCTGGCAACCAACTGGGGCGACACCAAAGGCCCGGCACCGAAACACTACTACTACGCGTTCGACAAAAAAACCGGTTCGCTGCAATGGGTTTCTGCTCCCGGTGGAGCACCGAAGGATACAAACTACTCGGCTCCTGTCGTGGCCGTGGTCAAAGGACAGCGAATGCTGATCGGCGGAAACGCGGACGGCGGAATCTACGCGATGAATGCTCGTACCGGAAAACCGATTTGGGGATTCCGTATGTCACTTCGCGGACTCAATACAACTCCAGTTGTTGTTGGCGACAAAGTTTTCATCTCTCACGGTGAAGACAATATCGACAACCAGGAATTCGGCCGGGTCCAGTGTATCGATGCGACTGGAACCGGTGACGTGACCGACACGCACAGCGTTTGGCGTGAGGACGGCATCAAAGCCGGTTACACTGCCCTGCTCTCTCATGACGGAATGCTCTTCGTCGTTGCCGACATCGGAAACATGATCTGCTACGACTGCGAAACCGGAAAACGACTTTGGGAGCACGACCTTGGTACGGTCGGAAAAGGCTCACCAGTTTGGGCCGATGGGAAGATTTACGCGACCGAAGTCAACGGCCATATGCACATCCTCAAGCCTTCTCGCGAAGGTTGCGAGTCGCTTTCGAAAGTCAAAATCAAGTCGGCTGGTGAGGGAATTGGCGACGACGAAATCTACGCGTCTCCGGCAATTGCCAACGGTCGCGTCTATCTTGTAACTCGTGATCGCACGATTTGCATTCACGATAAATCCAAAGAAGTCGTCATCGGCGAGCCAAAAGCTTTGCCTGAAGAAACGCCAGCGGGTAGCGAAATTGACATGATTCAACTTCGCCCCTACGAGGTCATTCTCGACGCTGGCAAGTCGCAAGACTTTGAAGTTTGTGCGTTTGATGCCAACGGTCGACTGATCAAGAAAATGCCGGCCGCGGAACTGAAGATCGGAGAAACTTTGACCGGTTTGACGACCAGCGGCGCAACGCTGACTTGTCCGAGCGATGTTTCGACGGAATTGGCTGGAACGATCACGACTGAGGTCGAAGGTAAAACCGCGACGGCTCGTATTCGTGTCTTCAACCCGTCGACCGTTTGGAAGTGGGACTTCGAAGGTTACAAAGGCGTCAAAGTTCCGCCAACGTGGGTTCGTGCTCACATCAAGATTAAGCCGTTCGATCTTAACGGCAACACGGTCATGAAAGTCACCGGTGGTGCGGAAGCCAAAGGGCGTCCAAGCCATAACATTTCGATCGGCCCTCCGGACATGAAGGACTTCACCCTTCAAGCTGACGTGATGATGACCGAACAGCGTCGCCAATTGGCAAGCGTTGGTCTGACCGCGAATCGATACGATCTGTACCTTAAAGGGAACGTTGGCAAGCTTCAGGTTCGCTCGTGGCCGCCGCACTTGCGGATGGCACAGACGATGAAGTTCCCAAGCGATCCGGACGTTTGGTACACGATGAAGATGAAGGTCGAAACGACGGATGACGAAGCAACGATCTACGGGAAAGTCTGGCTGCGTGACTCGGAAGAGCCAGCTGACTGGTCGATCGTCGCGACGGATCCTCATCCGAACCAAACTGGTTCGCCCGGCCTGATCTTTTACGCTCAGGCAGACTGCTTCTTCGATAACGTCGTGTTGACGAAAGAGTAA